AATTTTTATCTGAGCgtttttttcaagaatgttgaccaaagttaaccttaggccaaatttcaaaggctaaagcgccaaatggcctcaGACTGCCACTGGTTGTCTCGATACTCATATCGACCATGTTAGTAACCTAATTTGACCATTCCAGAGCTAATGGAACcgtcaaaattccattttgaggtcgtTTACCTGAGGTTATGactgaaatcaacttttcaagttatatcagctccaaaatagggaaacgagcctaaaacccaaatgaatgaccagacGATCGAACattcagtgccagcaagtcataaatgagttAGGGTTGTTACAAGAATGTTCTAAACAATGAAATTAATGcattaactcaaaaatgacctagaagGTCATTACATTCCTTCAACTAAGAAATTACTAATGGATATAAATGTAACTTTGTACTAGCCAGGTCATTATATTCCTTCAACTAAGAAATTACTAATAGGTATAAATGTAACTTTGTACTTGgactaaataaaaatatttgtattaggACTAAGTTTATTGCAGGACACATATTACCCTATAAATACTAGGAGTTTAACATTAAATCTATTTCAAGTAAACTATGAGTAGGAAATTTCTACACATTTTATAATATTGGTTGACGAAACTTTTTATATCCTTAatgagtaaatatttaatatttataactGTAATTGATTTCAAAGTCCTACatgcataataattaaataaaaattatttaaagaaaatagtaaatgacaattttatctATTGTAGAAAAATTGTAAAcgataattttatctattatagagtctttcaataaagggcaaaatatttaatcaacaattcaatgagATACAACCTCCTGTAATTaaccatttttcttaaattcaagATGATTCGAGACCCAACTCCTAGATTTCGAGTCTAATCGGGGCGGATCTCAATTTGAGTGTCGGATCCCAAGTCAGAAAATAAGGTAAGATTTTGAGTGGGGTATCAGGGTTGGATCTCAAGTTAGGTGTCAAAGTGAGGTTTTGTGTCGGGCTTCAGATCGAGAGTCGAGGTCGGATCCCAAGTCAAGTATCGAAATGGGTCCTTAATCGATCGTTGGGGTTGAGTACCGGATCAAATCCCAATTCGAAAGTTGGATCTCGTGATCGGGTCATGATTTAAAAGTCGGGTTCCAAATCGAGAGTTGGAGTTGAATCCTAGGTGAAAGTCGTGATCGGATCCTGGATTTGGAGTCGAGGTCGGGTGTCGGGATCAGATATCGATTTGCAAGTCAGGTACAGGGTTTGATGTCGGGGTTAGGTCTTGGGCAGGTCAAGAGTCGGAAGTTGGGATCGAGTCTCGTGTTGGATATCAGGGTCGAGTGGGGTCAAATTTTGGTTTGAAAGTCAGGTGCAGGGTCGAATCTCTGATTGAAGGTCGGGTCTCGATTTAGAATTCGGATCGGGTCATAGTTCATGAGTTGGTGTCGAAAGTCGGGTCCCAAATCAATGTCGAGTATCCGATGTCGAGGTTGGATGTCGGGATCGAGTTTTGAGTCGGATCCAGAATCAAATGTCATGATCGAATCTCGGGTAAGAAGTTGGGTCTCGGGTTGAGTCCTGGGATGAGTGTTGTATCGGATCCTTGTTCGAGAGTTGGGATCAAGTCTTGGTTTGGAAGTTGAGTCCCGATTCAAGTGTCAAGGTCGGATGTCGGGGTCGAATCCCGATTCGGATGTCGGGATGGGACACCAAATTAGTCATTGGGATTCTTTTTTCTATGATAATTAATAGAGAGTAACGTGCAAACCACGTTCATATACactagtatgtatatataaatatggcTATGGCTGATTTAGATAAAAGAAATTGACCCCTCAACTTTCTCAGAAGAAAcccaaaaagaatgaaaaactTCATCAAATCCCCCGTGTACAGAGAAAAAGGGGGAGGTGCTTAAGGAATACGTTTAGTATTACATTTTATATCCCCCATTTTAGTTTTAAATGGTGTCAGCGTCTCTATCTTCGCCTACATACACAACCCTCTTTAAATTTCATTTATGAACTTATATTGGATATTTTGTTGTTTGGTTGGTCTtttgtttgaattaattaatgtCTAAAAAGCAATATATTATACAGTTAAATCTCACTATaacaataattttatataacaaaatttcattataatggtcaaattttctttaaaattgaagtttataTTATATGTTCTTTATAATAACATTGCAATATagtaactaaaaaaatatttagacaAACAATGCCTTCACAAAGAAGTAGAACATACACTATTATGACTCACTTGTGCACAAGTGATGGAAGATATATGGCTTTTGATCAGAACACCCTTGCTTCAACTGCTGCTATAGCAGCAAATATATCTTTGATCAATTTACAGATGATTTGAAAATGCAGTCCTGTGACTACTATCCCTATCCCAAATAATAGAGGGGCTCCTTTTATCAAATGAGAGCTTTGGACTTAGCCCCTCCAATTCGTCATTTCGTATAGAACCACTGTACCTTTCATACTGCATGAGGTGATTAGACAAAATCCTTCCACTTTGGCTTCCCACATCATACCTAGGTGTTGTAGACATTTTACCAGAATCCATGATCAGGTCACCTTCAAGAATTCGAAGTACCTGAGATAAAACCAAAAATACATGAGAATCCAGCCTAGTCATGACTAAGTTGCAAGAATCAAAATCAAGATTGTAAAAGGTCGACACAAAAAGCAACACATACCTGAGACATTCGAGGCCTAGTCTGAGGATCCTGCCTTATGCACAAAGATGCAGCATGCACCATGCAATACACCTCATGCTCCTTGTAGCTGCTCCCTAGATGTGCATCTATTAACTCATCGATTGCACATTCTTCCAACAATGGACGTGCCTGAAAATGAATTCACGGCAAATTCATTGATAATATAAAAGGGAGATATGGAAGGAACTCCTGCATATCTGTACAGCTGTACTGTTCCCCATTTCAGAACAAAATCAGAACTAACAACAGATGTAAAATAAGATGTTTAAGTATACCCATTCTGTGAGACACTGCTGGCCTTTAGGCCTGCTAAGATCCACTGCTTTACGACCAGTTACAAGCTCTACGAGCACCACACCAAATGAGTAAACATCAGCTTTCTCAGTAATTTGGCCACTATGAGTATATTCGGGAGCCAAGTACCTAAATACAGAAAATTAGCTTATTAGTTCTGCAATGGCATATCAAAAGTAAAATACAATCAACTTTCCAAGGCCTAACCCAAATGTTCCTAGTACTCTTGTTTCAACGCTTGTATCACCATCTGGTTGCCATCTAGCCAAACCAAAGTCTCCGACCTAGAAAACAAAGGTGAAGCAAGATTAGTACAGTTCAAGTGCTGCTTAAAGCACAATAAATTCAATTACAGCAACTCGTTTTAGGATTTAAAAGTGATCAAGTATCATATGCATAAGTGATAATACTTCGGTAGTCATAAATCAAGGAGACAACTTTCAAATATTTATTGCTAAATATAAAGACTACATGGCCGTTTTCTCCCCATATGACAGAGTAGGGTGCTCTCCTATAACAGCATGCATTGATGTTCAAAAGATCAAATAGGATACATGATGTTGACAAAGTTAGCTTCTTCACAAAGGTGATCTTCATTTGTTGTTTTCGTCTTCCAATCAGTTTCTTGAAAAGCTATGGAGAAGCACTAGGAATCTGTTTGATTTGTTATAGTATACACCGACAAGAAAAATCAATTGAGCTTAGAGAGTTCGAATAATTGATGTGACCATGTATATTAGTGATACACCTAAAAGAAATGTCATATTTTGAGTTAACTGCTTATCTATCTCTCCATCTTGTGAATGGTAATTAGACAGGTAGATCCATGTAAGAGAATTTTGACAAGGCATTAGCTATAAAGAACAGATACACAGGGAAATATGAGACACTGGTGCAGAATCTTTTTATGCTCCACAGGAGCCTTGGCTAGAAGTAACATTTATCTTGAATAACTTTCTTATTAGTAAGAGATTGTCCATACTAGTGGTTCGAAGTCATGAGTGATGAGAATGTTGTTTGGTCTCATGTCCCTATGGACAATGCATCCCACTCTGCACTCTTCATGAAGATATCGCAAACCTCGTGCAGCTCCAACAGCTATCTTTTGACGTGCAGACCACTCCAAAGGTTCCCTATTGCGTCCTGTAAATACAGAAAGTGAAGGTAAGTAATACAAAGGCAGAAAGACTAATCTTAAACACCACTAAAGCCCTCTTTATATCACCATTAATGTCACTGTTCATGCAAAGTAAACCAGCCAATCTAAAAGAAGTCTGTTCATTGATTGAAGCAATAATCAGCAGATTCACCATAGTGAGTAAAGGACATAAACAAACATGAGTACACATACCATATAGATGAGAATCTAAAGAACCAttgcatatatattcatatactaGCAATCTTCTCCTGTCTTCAATGCAGAATCCTATCAGCATGACAACATTTCGGTGCTGAGCACAGCTGAGCACTTCAACTTCTGCGCAAAATTCTTGATCTCCTTGAGAACTTGCCAATTTATGTTGCTTGACAGCAACAACTTGACCATCTGGAAGGACTCCTCTGTGAACGGATCCATATCCTCCTTCAGCCAAGAAATTGGCTTGAGAAAATCCTCCTGTTGCAAGCTCCAGCTCTGTATATGTAAACCACCTGGGAGGTTTCCCAAATACAGGTGCCTTGTGTTGACATATTGAACACAAGGGAGGGGGGCCAAGAGGTGCACTTCTGGTTAATGGACCTGATTCTCTAATTTTTCCACTATAATCCATATCATCTCTATAACTCGAGGATCCAGAGCCATCTTCTGTATCAAGCTTAGTCAACTTCTCCAGCAATGACTTAATTGTAGACGTTTGTGACCTATCAAGAGATCTCATCGAGCTAATTCCCTGGTGCTGAGAGAGTTGACAATGTGACAATACACTGTCCACCATCCAAGGTTGGAATCTTGAACTTGAGCAAGATAGATTTTCACTCTCACTCTCTGAACTTGAATCATCTACATCTTGATCTTCCTTTAAGGCTAACAACTCTGCTTTATGCAAATCCCTATTTACTTCAGTGACAAAAAATGGTGAAGTTCCAGGATCAGAACTTGAAACTGATGAAGTACCAGCTTCAGTAGCACTGAAAATCTCTGGGCTACTTGTTGGTGTTACTAATGGACCTCTAGAAGAATCCAATGAATAATTCTTTTCTAGTTCTAGTCCACATGATTGAGCTTGCTCCAAAGATAATGAGCCCGTGACATCAGGTTCCTTTTTAGGTGAACCGACTAAATTTAGGCGGAGAACTTTTGGTTGAGATCGATTCATTACTACGATATTGCAATGCAGCTCTTGCATACAGCATTTCTTCTCATGTTTGAGATGTCTGGAAAAGTTCAAACAAGAATCAGCAATAGCTTAGAGAAGATAGAGAACATAAACAAGGAATCACACTCTGAAAACTTCTAAAATTACTTGTCCAAAACAACCCAATTAGCTTGAGTCTTCTGTGCCTCAGCAGCCACAGCTCCATGGGGTGAACCGGAAACAATTTTAATCTTCATGTTTATCTGGTAAAGTGAATGAAAAGCATCAAGCTTTTAGTTGTCAGTGTAAAATTACCTTTGTAACAATCTGCACAAATAGAGATTTTGGCATTAACCTTAGTGGGGTCATAAACATCTTGGAGCTGAAGGATCATCTGAGAGTAGGAATCTGTTAAGTCTGACTTTGGTTCACTACTATTTCCGAAATGTGACTTCCGGGGACCATTGGCACAATCTCCAGCAAACATGGGGAAACCCCACATCTTTCTACCTAGAAAATGTTTGTGAAAACAACTTAAGTTATGTACATATAATTAAGATATCCCAGTTCTAGACTTTTTTGTGGAAGTCCAGAAACAGAAAAATAACAAGAAGCACTAGGTATTTACTTGTCAAGGCATATAAGAATTCAGTAGAGATGCATAATGGAGACCCTATAGAAAAGCAGTAAAGAAAAACAATGCAGGACTGGCTTCAATAGACTAATCAGAAGTCAGTGGCTTGAGAAGTATATCCTCCTTGAAGGACTATTTTTCCCATTCTAACAGAAGCCAAGCGCAGCTTAGCTTGTGTTAGCGTGAGTTAGAGTCCGACATTGGCTGGAAAATGGACTGGTGGTTTGTTTATATAGGCTTGTGCCTAACTCAACCCAAAAGCTAGCCCACGATGGGGAGGAAAGAGGAACAGAAAGATCAACAAAGCAAAATTTCTGTTCAATTCAGAGAAATTTTGTTTCAAACAGGCAAACACTCTTAAGTAcctaatctttttttaaaattttttttttataacggGTGTCCGAGCTAGCTTGCACTCTAATAAGTACCTAATCTCAAAGCAAGTAAGAACACCAAACAGCTATATTCTGTAGAAACTCCAGGATAACAATCAAAAGTTCTCTTTTTGTGGGCTTTTTGCTTTCTTTAAATGTAGTTTGACATATATTTGAATAATACATTTTAGTGCTTCCAC
This Solanum dulcamara chromosome 1, daSolDulc1.2, whole genome shotgun sequence DNA region includes the following protein-coding sequences:
- the LOC129900899 gene encoding inactive protein kinase SELMODRAFT_444075-like, whose translation is MSKEVKKGKQEDKSNCDFAEKVTVAVKASKEIPKNALVWALTHVVQPGDCITLLVVVPSQSSGRKMWGFPMFAGDCANGPRKSHFGNSSEPKSDLTDSYSQMILQLQDVYDPTKINMKIKIVSGSPHGAVAAEAQKTQANWVVLDKHLKHEKKCCMQELHCNIVVMNRSQPKVLRLNLVGSPKKEPDVTGSLSLEQAQSCGLELEKNYSLDSSRGPLVTPTSSPEIFSATEAGTSSVSSSDPGTSPFFVTEVNRDLHKAELLALKEDQDVDDSSSESESENLSCSSSRFQPWMVDSVLSHCQLSQHQGISSMRSLDRSQTSTIKSLLEKLTKLDTEDGSGSSSYRDDMDYSGKIRESGPLTRSAPLGPPPLCSICQHKAPVFGKPPRWFTYTELELATGGFSQANFLAEGGYGSVHRGVLPDGQVVAVKQHKLASSQGDQEFCAEVEVLSCAQHRNVVMLIGFCIEDRRRLLVYEYICNGSLDSHLYGRNREPLEWSARQKIAVGAARGLRYLHEECRVGCIVHRDMRPNNILITHDFEPLVGDFGLARWQPDGDTSVETRVLGTFGYLAPEYTHSGQITEKADVYSFGVVLVELVTGRKAVDLSRPKGQQCLTEWARPLLEECAIDELIDAHLGSSYKEHEVYCMVHAASLCIRQDPQTRPRMSQVLRILEGDLIMDSGKMSTTPRYDVGSQSGRILSNHLMQYERYSGSIRNDELEGLSPKLSFDKRSPSIIWDRDSSHRTAFSNHL